The following are encoded in a window of Clostridia bacterium genomic DNA:
- the rpsG gene encoding 30S ribosomal protein S7 yields MPRRGNVPKRDVLPDPMYNSKMVTRLINNIMYDGKKGVAQRIVYDAFDIIKEKTSREPLEVFEEGLNNIMPVTEVKARRVGGATYQVPMEVRPERRQTLGLRWLRVYSRARSERTMAERLANEILDAVNNTGAAVKKKDDTHRMAEANKAFAHYRW; encoded by the coding sequence GTGCCTAGAAGAGGTAATGTACCAAAGAGAGATGTTTTGCCTGATCCTATGTATAATTCGAAGATGGTAACCCGCCTTATCAACAATATTATGTATGACGGTAAGAAGGGCGTTGCGCAGCGTATAGTTTACGATGCATTCGATATCATCAAGGAAAAGACAAGCAGAGAACCTTTGGAAGTATTTGAAGAGGGCTTAAACAATATCATGCCCGTGACCGAGGTCAAGGCTCGCCGTGTCGGCGGTGCCACCTATCAGGTTCCTATGGAAGTACGTCCCGAAAGACGTCAGACCCTTGGTCTTCGCTGGCTCAGAGTTTACTCCAGAGCAAGAAGCGAAAGAACGATGGCCGAGCGCCTTGCAAACGAGATCCTTGACGCAGTGAACAATACCGGCGCTGCTGTCAAGAAGAAGGACGATACTCACAGAATGGCAGAAGCCAACAAGGCGTTTGCACATTACAGATGGTAA
- a CDS encoding ribosomal L7Ae/L30e/S12e/Gadd45 family protein encodes MHTFIKDALKIENAICGIKQVKKALKSGAVKTLYLASDAEKRLIAPIVALSESLYIPIVWVSSMRTLGKMCGIDVGCAAAATFNA; translated from the coding sequence ATGCATACTTTTATTAAAGACGCATTAAAGATCGAGAACGCCATATGCGGTATAAAACAAGTAAAGAAGGCTTTAAAAAGCGGCGCCGTTAAAACGCTGTATCTTGCATCGGATGCCGAAAAACGGCTTATTGCTCCTATAGTTGCGCTTTCTGAAAGCCTGTATATCCCCATAGTATGGGTATCGTCTATGCGCACTCTCGGAAAAATGTGCGGTATAGACGTAGGCTGTGCAGCGGCAGCGACGTTCAATGCGTGA
- a CDS encoding cupin domain-containing protein, with translation MIRRYTDNPFKQVVYPFPSEDKAGIQNVIATKADTDGALNQWARSVLMPGCNIPLHPHDNTQEVFVMVSGFASYNDNGEETIVGPGDVMYVRAGQSHGIGNPFKEPAVVFELNLPDKPTGEDRNKTAMGMGFKI, from the coding sequence ATGATCAGAAGATACACCGATAATCCGTTCAAGCAGGTCGTTTATCCGTTCCCGTCGGAAGACAAGGCAGGCATTCAGAACGTTATCGCAACGAAGGCTGACACCGACGGCGCTCTCAATCAGTGGGCACGCTCCGTACTTATGCCCGGTTGCAACATCCCGTTACATCCGCATGACAATACTCAGGAAGTATTTGTAATGGTATCCGGTTTCGCTTCCTACAATGACAACGGCGAAGAGACCATAGTAGGCCCCGGCGACGTCATGTACGTTCGCGCAGGCCAGAGCCATGGTATCGGCAATCCGTTCAAGGAGCCCGCAGTTGTTTTCGAGCTCAACCTGCCCGACAAGCCGACAGGCGAGGACAGAAACAAGACCGCTATGGGCATGGGCTTTAAGATCTAA
- the rpsL gene encoding 30S ribosomal protein S12, whose amino-acid sequence MPTFNQLVRKGRETQIKKSTAPALQKGMNTLKKRPIDQSSPQKRGVCTTVKTMTPKKPNSALRKVARVRLTNGIEVSSYIPGVGHNLQEHSVVLIRGGRVKDLPGVRYHIIRGTLDTQGVNGRMQARSKYGVKKPKASSK is encoded by the coding sequence ATGCCTACCTTTAACCAGTTAGTAAGAAAGGGCAGAGAGACTCAGATAAAGAAGTCTACGGCTCCGGCGCTGCAAAAGGGTATGAACACCTTGAAGAAGCGTCCGATAGACCAGAGCTCTCCGCAAAAGAGAGGCGTTTGCACTACGGTAAAGACCATGACCCCGAAAAAGCCTAACTCGGCTCTCCGTAAGGTCGCAAGAGTAAGACTCACGAACGGTATCGAGGTTTCCTCGTATATTCCCGGCGTAGGACACAACCTTCAGGAACACAGCGTTGTTCTTATTCGCGGCGGCAGAGTTAAGGACCTCCCTGGTGTGCGTTACCACATTATTCGCGGTACGCTCGATACGCAGGGCGTCAACGGCAGAATGCAGGCGCGTTCAAAGTACGGCGTTAAGAAGCCGAAGGCGTCAAGCAAATAG
- the tuf gene encoding elongation factor Tu: MAKEKFNRSKPHVNIGTIGHVDHGKTTLTAAITKVLAFKGQAQFEAYDMIDKAPEERARGITINTAHVEYETDNRHYAHVDCPGHADYVKNMSTGAAQMDGAILVVSAADGPMPQTREHILLSRQVGVPYIIVYMNKCDQVDDPELLELVEMEIRELLTEYGFPGDDTPIIKGSALEALESASTDPNAPEYASIIELMDAVDSYIPTPDRKSDLPFLMPVEDVFTITGRGTVATGRVERGTLKLSEEVELVGLREDKRKIVVTGIEMFRKLLDYCEAGDNVGCLLRGVQRNEIERGQVLAKPGTINPHTKFKGEVYVLTTAEGGRHTPFFNNYRPQFYFRTTDVTGVIALEEGVEMCMPGDNATINVELISPIAIEQGLRFAIREGGRTVGSGVVAAINE; the protein is encoded by the coding sequence ATGGCAAAGGAGAAATTTAACAGAAGTAAACCCCATGTAAATATCGGTACTATCGGTCACGTTGACCATGGTAAGACTACTCTTACCGCTGCCATCACCAAGGTGCTTGCATTCAAGGGTCAGGCTCAGTTCGAAGCATATGACATGATCGACAAGGCTCCCGAGGAGAGAGCAAGAGGTATCACAATAAACACCGCTCACGTTGAGTATGAGACTGACAACCGTCACTACGCTCACGTTGACTGCCCCGGACACGCTGACTATGTTAAGAACATGAGCACCGGCGCAGCTCAGATGGACGGCGCTATCCTCGTTGTTTCCGCAGCTGACGGCCCGATGCCGCAGACCAGAGAGCACATCCTTCTTTCCCGTCAGGTTGGCGTTCCTTACATCATCGTATACATGAACAAGTGCGACCAGGTTGACGACCCCGAGCTCTTAGAGCTTGTTGAAATGGAGATAAGAGAGCTTCTCACCGAGTATGGCTTCCCGGGCGACGATACCCCGATCATCAAGGGTTCCGCACTTGAGGCACTTGAGAGCGCTTCCACCGATCCGAATGCTCCGGAGTACGCGTCCATCATAGAGCTTATGGATGCAGTTGACTCTTACATTCCGACTCCCGACAGAAAGAGCGATCTTCCGTTCCTTATGCCTGTCGAGGACGTATTCACCATCACCGGCCGCGGCACCGTTGCTACGGGCAGAGTTGAGAGAGGTACTCTTAAGCTTTCCGAAGAAGTTGAGCTCGTTGGTCTCAGAGAAGACAAGAGAAAGATCGTTGTTACTGGTATCGAGATGTTCAGAAAGCTTCTTGACTACTGCGAAGCAGGCGACAACGTAGGCTGCTTACTGCGCGGCGTTCAGAGAAACGAGATCGAAAGAGGTCAGGTTCTTGCAAAGCCCGGCACCATCAACCCGCACACCAAGTTCAAGGGCGAGGTTTACGTTCTTACCACTGCTGAGGGCGGCCGTCATACTCCGTTCTTCAACAACTATCGTCCGCAGTTCTATTTCAGAACTACCGACGTTACCGGCGTGATCGCGCTTGAAGAAGGCGTTGAGATGTGCATGCCCGGCGATAACGCTACCATCAATGTTGAGCTTATCAGCCCCATCGCTATCGAGCAGGGCTTACGTTTCGCTATCCGTGAGGGCGGCAGAACGGTTGGTTCCGGCGTTGTTGCAGCTATCAACGAGTAA
- the fusA gene encoding elongation factor G produces the protein MPRQFSLEMTRNIGIMAHIDAGKTTTTERILYYTGRTHKIGETHEGSATMDWMQQEQERGITITSAATTCRWLDHRINIIDTPGHVDFTVEVERSLRVLDGSVTVFCAKGGVEPQSETVWRQADKYGVPRMAYINKMDIMGADFYRVLKMMHDRLHCNAVALQLPIGVEADFKGIIDLLEMKAYVYYDDIGKDMRLEDIPADMVDTAEEYRATMIEALADVDDDFAELYLEGHEFSIPEIKTAIRKATIVNKFVPVVCGTSYKNKGVQKLLDAIVDYMPSPLDIPPIKGIVPRTEQEEARHADDKEPFSALAFKIATDPYVGKLCFFRVYSGTINAGSGVLNATKGNKERMGRLLQMHANDREDIPTVYSGDIAAAVGLKNTTTGDTLCAENAPIILESMEFPEPVIRVAIEPKTKAGQEKMGIALSKLAEEDPTFRTYTDEDTGQTIIAGMGELHLEIIVDRLLREFKVEANVGRPQVSYKETIRKKVDVDHKYARQSGGKGQYGHVKIIVEPNESGKGYEFINKIVGGAIPKEYIPAVDAGIQGAMESGVLAGYNVVDVIVTLYDGSYHEVDSSEMAFKIAGSMAFKEAMKKADPTILEPIMKVVCIVPEDYIGDVIGDLNSRRGQILGFSALPGAQQIEANVPLSEMFGYATDLRSRTQGRGQYTMEPSHFIEVPKSIQEKIISGK, from the coding sequence ATGCCAAGACAGTTTTCACTTGAGATGACTAGAAACATTGGCATAATGGCCCATATAGACGCAGGAAAAACTACGACCACAGAGCGAATCCTGTATTATACGGGAAGAACGCACAAGATAGGCGAAACACATGAAGGCTCAGCAACTATGGACTGGATGCAGCAGGAACAGGAGCGCGGTATAACGATAACCTCCGCGGCTACTACCTGCAGATGGCTCGACCATCGCATCAATATAATTGATACCCCGGGACATGTTGACTTTACGGTTGAAGTTGAGCGTTCACTTAGAGTGCTCGACGGTTCAGTTACTGTTTTCTGTGCTAAGGGTGGAGTTGAACCCCAGTCCGAGACTGTATGGCGCCAGGCCGACAAGTACGGCGTACCCAGAATGGCATACATCAACAAGATGGACATAATGGGCGCTGATTTTTACAGAGTCTTAAAAATGATGCACGACAGACTTCACTGCAATGCAGTCGCGCTTCAGCTTCCGATAGGTGTTGAAGCCGATTTCAAAGGAATAATCGACCTGCTTGAAATGAAGGCGTACGTCTATTACGACGATATCGGCAAGGATATGCGCCTTGAGGATATCCCCGCAGATATGGTGGATACCGCAGAGGAATATCGCGCGACGATGATCGAAGCCTTGGCCGATGTTGACGATGATTTTGCAGAGCTTTATCTTGAGGGTCACGAGTTTTCGATACCCGAGATAAAAACGGCTATACGTAAAGCTACTATAGTAAATAAGTTCGTACCCGTAGTATGCGGAACTTCTTATAAGAACAAGGGCGTTCAGAAGCTTCTTGACGCCATAGTAGATTACATGCCGTCGCCGCTTGATATACCCCCGATAAAGGGCATCGTTCCGCGCACCGAGCAGGAAGAGGCTCGTCATGCGGACGATAAAGAGCCGTTCTCGGCGCTTGCATTCAAGATCGCCACCGACCCGTATGTAGGCAAGCTCTGCTTCTTCAGAGTATATTCCGGTACGATAAATGCCGGCAGCGGCGTTTTAAACGCGACAAAGGGAAATAAAGAGCGCATGGGACGTCTTTTACAGATGCACGCGAACGACCGCGAAGATATCCCCACGGTTTATTCCGGCGATATCGCAGCAGCCGTCGGTCTTAAGAACACCACGACCGGCGACACGCTCTGCGCTGAGAATGCGCCTATAATTCTTGAATCAATGGAATTCCCGGAGCCTGTTATAAGAGTTGCCATCGAGCCCAAGACTAAAGCAGGTCAGGAAAAGATGGGCATAGCTCTTTCCAAGCTTGCAGAGGAAGACCCGACGTTCAGAACTTATACCGATGAAGATACAGGTCAAACCATAATTGCCGGCATGGGCGAGCTTCACCTTGAGATAATCGTTGACAGACTGCTCCGTGAATTCAAGGTCGAGGCAAACGTAGGCCGTCCCCAGGTTTCCTATAAGGAGACGATACGCAAGAAGGTCGACGTGGATCACAAGTATGCGCGCCAGTCGGGCGGTAAGGGTCAGTACGGTCACGTTAAGATCATCGTTGAGCCCAACGAGTCCGGTAAGGGATACGAGTTTATAAACAAGATCGTCGGCGGCGCTATTCCGAAGGAATACATTCCCGCTGTCGATGCAGGTATTCAGGGCGCTATGGAGTCGGGCGTACTTGCGGGATACAATGTTGTCGACGTTATCGTAACGCTCTACGACGGTTCGTATCACGAGGTAGACTCTTCCGAGATGGCGTTCAAGATCGCAGGTTCAATGGCTTTTAAGGAAGCAATGAAGAAGGCCGATCCCACTATACTTGAGCCTATAATGAAGGTCGTATGTATAGTACCTGAGGACTATATCGGCGACGTCATAGGAGACTTAAACTCTAGACGCGGCCAGATATTAGGCTTCTCCGCGCTTCCGGGCGCACAGCAGATAGAGGCTAACGTACCTCTTTCCGAGATGTTCGGATATGCGACCGACCTTCGTTCGCGCACTCAGGGACGCGGTCAGTACACCATGGAGCCCAGCCATTTCATTGAAGTTCCGAAGAGCATTCAGGAGAAGATCATCTCCGGCAAGTAA
- a CDS encoding cupin domain-containing protein, translating into MIRRYTDNPFKQVVFPFPSEDKAGIQNVIATKADTDGALNQWARSVLLPGCQVPLHPHENTQEVFVMVSGFASYNDNGEETIVGPGDVMYVRAGQSHAIGNPFKEPAVVFELNLPDTPIGTDSGKASKMGFNI; encoded by the coding sequence ATGATCAGAAGATATACCGACAATCCGTTCAAGCAGGTCGTTTTCCCGTTCCCGTCGGAAGACAAGGCAGGCATTCAGAACGTGATCGCAACGAAGGCTGACACCGACGGCGCTCTCAATCAGTGGGCTCGTTCAGTCCTTTTACCTGGCTGCCAGGTTCCGCTGCATCCGCATGAGAACACTCAGGAAGTATTCGTAATGGTATCTGGTTTCGCTTCCTACAACGACAACGGCGAAGAGACCATAGTAGGCCCCGGCGACGTTATGTACGTTCGCGCAGGCCAGAGCCACGCTATAGGCAATCCGTTCAAGGAGCCTGCAGTTGTTTTTGAGCTCAACCTTCCCGATACTCCTATAGGCACTGACAGCGGTAAGGCGTCCAAGATGGGCTTCAACATCTAA
- the rpoC gene encoding DNA-directed RNA polymerase subunit beta' encodes MDHNVFEAIKIGLASPEMIRGWSRGEVKKPETINYRSLKPERDGLFCERIFGPTKDWECHCGKYKRIRYKGKVCDRCGVEVTKSKVRRERMGHIDLAAPVSHIWYFKGIPSRMGLILDMSPRILERILYFALYVVTDPGDTRLMKKQVLTEAEYRDMRDKYEDSFEAGMGAETIKKLLQEIDLDELSEELKEELKTATGQKKMRIVKRLEVVEAFRISNNKPEWMILDCIPVIPPEIRPMVQLDGGRFATSDLNDLYRRLINRNNRLKKLLELGAPDIIVRNEKRMLQEAVDALIDNGRRGRPVTGPNNRPLKSLSDMLKGKQGRFRQNLLGKRVDYSGRSVIVVGPELKIYQCGLPKEMALELFKPFVMKRLEDKGLATNVKSAKKMVEKVRPEVWDALEDVIKDHPVLLNRAPTLHRLGIQAFEPILIEGRALKLHPLVCTAYNADFDGDQMAVHVPLSAEAQSEARFLMLSANNLLKPQDGKPVTVPTQDMVLGSYYLTGVRDGEKGEGKVFSSVNEAMMAYSEGLITLHAKIKVRVEKEIDGVKCSKIIDATMGRLIFNEFIPQDLGFVDRNDPEKRFDLEIAFLTSKKKLGEIIDRCIRIHGPTETAEVLDKIKSTGFKYSTRGAITISVSDMVVPDEKPVLIHEAEEHVERIQRQYDRGLITNEERYQLVIKEWDKTTKKVTKALEDNLDDLNPINMMANSGARGSINQIRQLAGMRGLMANTAGRTIEIPIKVNFREGLNILEYFISSRGARKGLADTALRTAESGYLTRRLVDVSQEVIIRENDCGTERGITVSEIRDGNEVIEKLKDRLPGRFTCHDVFHPETGELLIAKGEMIDYAMAEKIADAGVKSLEIRSVLGCKAKHGVCAKCYGSNLATGGLVNIGEAVGIIAAQSIGEPGTQLTMRTFHTGGVAGNDITQGLPKVEELFEARKPKNLAILAEISGEVRIEEIKKSRHVIIFNKETGEERDYPIAYGSRLKVIEGQHVELGDEITEGSVNPHDILKVKSAVDVQTYLIQEVQRVYKMQGVDINDKHIEIVVRQMMKKVKVEDNGDTDLLLGSLVDISDFETANEKIRERIEAGEIDLREAVCSPVLLGITKASLATDSFLSAASFQETTRVLTDAAIKGKIDPLIGLKENVIIGKLIPAGTGMAMYNAGIEVEEVQ; translated from the coding sequence TTGGATCACAATGTATTTGAAGCAATAAAAATCGGTCTTGCGTCTCCCGAAATGATAAGAGGATGGTCAAGAGGCGAGGTAAAGAAGCCGGAAACTATAAATTACAGGTCATTAAAGCCCGAACGCGACGGACTTTTCTGCGAAAGGATATTCGGCCCCACGAAGGACTGGGAGTGCCACTGCGGAAAATATAAGCGCATACGCTATAAGGGCAAGGTGTGCGACAGATGCGGCGTTGAGGTAACGAAGTCAAAGGTGCGCAGAGAGAGAATGGGTCATATAGATTTGGCGGCGCCCGTGTCTCATATATGGTATTTCAAGGGCATACCGTCGCGCATGGGACTTATACTTGACATGTCGCCCAGAATACTTGAGCGCATACTTTACTTTGCGCTGTATGTTGTCACTGACCCGGGCGACACGAGGCTTATGAAAAAGCAGGTGCTTACGGAAGCCGAATACCGCGATATGCGCGATAAGTATGAGGACAGCTTCGAGGCGGGAATGGGCGCGGAAACCATAAAGAAGCTATTGCAGGAGATAGATCTTGACGAGCTTTCGGAGGAGCTCAAAGAGGAGCTTAAAACAGCTACCGGCCAAAAGAAGATGCGCATAGTAAAAAGGCTCGAAGTAGTTGAGGCTTTCAGAATATCCAACAACAAGCCGGAATGGATGATACTCGACTGCATTCCCGTTATACCGCCTGAGATACGCCCGATGGTGCAGCTCGACGGCGGCAGATTTGCAACGAGCGACTTAAACGATCTTTACAGAAGGCTTATAAACAGAAACAACAGACTTAAAAAGCTTTTGGAGCTCGGCGCTCCCGATATCATAGTAAGAAACGAGAAGCGCATGCTTCAGGAAGCAGTTGACGCTCTCATCGACAACGGCAGGCGCGGCCGCCCCGTAACGGGCCCGAACAACCGCCCCTTAAAGTCGCTTTCCGATATGTTAAAGGGTAAGCAGGGCCGCTTCAGACAGAACCTTTTAGGTAAGCGTGTTGACTACTCCGGAAGAAGCGTTATCGTAGTCGGCCCTGAGCTTAAGATATATCAGTGCGGTCTTCCGAAGGAAATGGCGCTTGAGCTTTTCAAGCCTTTCGTAATGAAGCGCCTTGAAGACAAGGGACTTGCGACAAACGTAAAGAGCGCGAAGAAAATGGTAGAAAAGGTGCGCCCCGAGGTCTGGGATGCGCTCGAGGACGTTATAAAGGATCATCCCGTGCTGTTGAACCGTGCCCCCACGCTTCACAGACTCGGTATCCAGGCTTTTGAGCCTATCCTTATAGAAGGCAGGGCGCTTAAGCTCCATCCGCTCGTATGTACGGCGTACAACGCCGACTTTGACGGCGACCAGATGGCTGTACACGTTCCGCTTTCAGCGGAAGCGCAGAGCGAAGCAAGATTTCTCATGCTCTCCGCGAACAACCTTTTAAAGCCTCAGGACGGCAAGCCAGTTACCGTTCCGACGCAGGACATGGTATTAGGTTCGTATTATCTTACAGGCGTACGCGACGGCGAAAAGGGCGAGGGCAAGGTGTTCTCCAGCGTAAACGAAGCGATGATGGCGTACAGCGAGGGCCTTATAACGCTTCACGCGAAGATAAAGGTAAGAGTTGAAAAAGAGATAGACGGCGTAAAGTGCTCCAAGATAATCGACGCAACTATGGGACGTCTCATATTCAACGAGTTCATTCCGCAGGATCTGGGCTTTGTTGACAGAAACGACCCCGAAAAGCGTTTTGACCTTGAAATAGCATTCCTCACCAGCAAAAAGAAGCTGGGCGAGATAATCGACAGATGCATAAGGATACACGGCCCCACTGAAACTGCCGAGGTGCTCGATAAGATAAAGTCCACAGGCTTTAAATATTCGACGCGCGGCGCTATAACGATCTCCGTATCCGATATGGTAGTGCCCGACGAAAAGCCCGTTCTTATCCATGAGGCGGAAGAGCATGTTGAGCGCATACAGCGCCAGTATGACAGAGGCCTTATAACCAACGAGGAAAGATATCAGCTCGTTATTAAGGAATGGGATAAGACGACGAAGAAGGTAACGAAGGCGCTTGAGGACAATCTTGACGACCTTAATCCTATCAACATGATGGCAAACTCCGGCGCCCGCGGCTCCATAAACCAGATACGCCAGCTTGCAGGTATGCGCGGACTTATGGCAAATACCGCCGGACGCACGATTGAGATACCGATAAAGGTCAACTTCCGTGAAGGCCTTAATATACTCGAATACTTCATATCCTCGAGAGGCGCAAGAAAGGGCCTTGCCGACACGGCCTTAAGAACTGCCGAATCGGGTTACCTTACGAGGCGTCTTGTCGACGTGTCGCAGGAGGTAATAATAAGAGAGAACGACTGCGGCACCGAAAGAGGCATAACCGTATCCGAGATACGCGACGGCAACGAAGTAATAGAGAAATTAAAGGATCGTCTCCCCGGCAGATTTACATGCCACGACGTATTTCATCCCGAAACGGGCGAGCTGCTTATTGCCAAGGGTGAAATGATAGATTATGCGATGGCAGAAAAGATCGCCGACGCAGGCGTAAAAAGCCTTGAGATACGCTCCGTGCTGGGATGCAAAGCAAAGCATGGCGTATGCGCTAAGTGCTACGGTTCCAACCTTGCCACCGGCGGCCTTGTGAACATCGGCGAGGCTGTCGGCATAATAGCGGCCCAGTCCATAGGCGAGCCCGGCACCCAGCTTACGATGCGTACTTTCCATACGGGCGGCGTTGCGGGCAACGACATTACGCAGGGTCTTCCGAAGGTCGAGGAACTTTTCGAGGCGAGAAAGCCGAAGAATCTCGCAATACTTGCAGAGATCTCGGGCGAGGTGCGCATAGAGGAGATAAAGAAGTCGCGCCATGTTATTATCTTTAATAAGGAGACCGGAGAGGAGAGAGATTATCCCATCGCATACGGCTCGCGCCTCAAGGTGATTGAGGGACAGCATGTGGAACTGGGCGACGAGATAACGGAGGGCTCCGTAAATCCGCACGATATCTTAAAGGTAAAAAGCGCTGTAGACGTGCAGACGTATCTTATCCAGGAGGTACAGCGCGTTTACAAGATGCAGGGCGTTGATATAAACGACAAGCACATCGAAATAGTTGTTCGCCAGATGATGAAGAAAGTAAAAGTCGAGGACAACGGGGACACTGATCTGCTTTTGGGTTCTCTTGTCGATATAAGCGATTTTGAGACTGCAAACGAAAAGATCAGAGAGCGTATCGAGGCAGGGGAGATAGATCTGCGCGAAGCAGTATGCTCGCCCGTGCTTCTCGGTATCACAAAAGCATCGCTTGCTACCGATTCGTTCCTTTCGGCAGCTTCGTTCCAGGAGACCACTCGCGTTCTCACCGATGCTGCCATTAAGGGCAAGATAGATCCGCTTATAGGTCTTAAAGAAAACGTAATAATCGGCAAGCTGATACCGGCCGGAACCGGCATGGCAATGTACAACGCCGGCATAGAGGTTGAAGAAGTACAGTAA